From a region of the Acidimicrobiales bacterium genome:
- a CDS encoding ABC transporter ATP-binding protein — translation MISRYGAPEATIDTDREKTWLRRAIPIVLAHKAMFLTSLVSSFVGLVLQVQIPNIIGTDAIDQSILLHKVPLGHYVQLALVLAVLAGLCAYVSRLFLMRTAYQIEFDLRNIIYEHLSRMSFSFYDRVQTGQLISRANSDIRSVMMYLTFGPSILVQCLMAVVAFVFMLRINVPLAFVAMVTMPFIYVGGVRMRKVMFPVSWMIQSRLADVATIVDENINGVRVVKSFAAEPQQLRLLAQAAERLRWAYVRDADLRARFTPLVQNLSQVGLALVLLFGGYLVVHDHLQVGTLLTFSFWIVMLQIPFQMLGMLIMMGQRAAASAERIYEILDERPTVVERPGATDLAAAAGDVVFDDVTFSYSPDGPNVLDGLDLHLRPGETVAVVGRTGSGKSSVVRLLDRFYDVTGGAVRIDGQDVRDVTLTSLRSQVGLVLDEPFLFSVSIRENIAYGRPDADFADIEAAARAAGADGFIRALPDGYDSVVGERGYTLSGGQRQRIAIARTLLDNPPVLVLDDATSAIDVKVELEIHSGLRRLMEGRTTLIVAHRLSTISLADRVVLMDRGRVVAEGTHAELMAGTPLYSEVLAQSDAADIAPEGAREGVR, via the coding sequence GTGATCTCGCGCTACGGGGCCCCCGAGGCCACCATCGACACCGACCGGGAGAAGACCTGGCTGCGCCGCGCCATCCCGATCGTCCTGGCCCACAAGGCGATGTTCCTCACCTCGCTGGTGTCCTCGTTCGTGGGCCTGGTGCTGCAGGTGCAGATCCCGAACATCATCGGCACAGACGCCATCGACCAGTCGATCCTGCTGCACAAGGTCCCCCTGGGCCACTACGTTCAGCTGGCCCTGGTGCTGGCCGTCCTGGCCGGGCTGTGCGCGTACGTGTCCCGGCTGTTCCTCATGCGTACCGCCTACCAGATCGAGTTCGACCTCCGGAACATCATCTACGAGCACTTGAGCCGGATGTCGTTCTCGTTCTACGACCGGGTGCAGACGGGCCAGCTGATCTCGCGCGCCAACTCCGACATCCGCTCGGTGATGATGTACCTGACCTTCGGGCCCTCGATCCTGGTCCAGTGCCTGATGGCGGTGGTCGCGTTCGTGTTCATGCTGCGCATCAACGTGCCGCTGGCGTTCGTGGCCATGGTGACGATGCCGTTCATCTACGTCGGCGGCGTGCGCATGCGCAAGGTCATGTTCCCGGTGTCGTGGATGATCCAGTCCCGGCTGGCCGACGTGGCCACCATCGTCGACGAGAACATCAACGGCGTGCGGGTCGTGAAGTCCTTCGCCGCCGAGCCCCAGCAGCTGCGCCTGCTGGCCCAGGCCGCCGAGCGGCTGCGCTGGGCCTACGTGCGCGACGCCGACCTGCGGGCCCGCTTCACCCCGCTGGTGCAGAACCTGTCCCAGGTGGGCCTGGCGCTGGTCCTGCTCTTCGGCGGCTACCTGGTGGTGCACGACCACCTCCAGGTCGGCACCCTGCTGACCTTCAGCTTCTGGATCGTGATGCTGCAGATCCCGTTCCAGATGCTCGGGATGCTGATCATGATGGGCCAGCGCGCCGCGGCGTCCGCCGAGCGGATCTACGAGATCCTCGACGAGCGCCCCACGGTCGTGGAGCGGCCCGGCGCCACCGATCTGGCGGCGGCGGCGGGGGACGTGGTGTTCGACGACGTCACCTTCTCCTATTCCCCCGACGGGCCGAACGTGCTCGACGGTCTGGACCTCCACCTGCGCCCGGGGGAGACTGTGGCCGTCGTCGGGCGCACCGGGTCGGGCAAGTCCAGCGTGGTCCGCCTCCTCGACCGCTTCTACGACGTGACCGGGGGGGCGGTCCGCATCGATGGCCAAGATGTGCGCGACGTCACCCTCACCAGCCTGCGCTCGCAGGTCGGGCTGGTGCTCGACGAGCCGTTCCTCTTCTCGGTGTCGATCAGGGAGAACATCGCCTACGGGCGCCCCGACGCCGACTTCGCCGATATCGAGGCCGCCGCCCGGGCCGCCGGCGCCGACGGGTTCATCCGGGCCCTGCCCGACGGCTACGACAGCGTGGTGGGGGAGCGCGGCTACACCCTGTCGGGCGGCCAGCGCCAGCGCATCGCCATCGCCCGCACGCTGCTCGACAACCCGCCGGTGCTGGTGCTCGACGACGCCACCAGCGCCATCGACGTCAAGGTCGAGCTGGAGATCCACAGCGGCCTGCGCCGGCTGATGGAGGGCCGGACCACGCTGATCGTGGCCCACCGCCTGTCGACCATCAGCCTGGCCGACCGGGTGGTGCTGATGGACCGGGGCCGGGTGGTGGCCGAGGGCACCCACGCCGAGCTGATGGCCGGCACCCCGTTGTACTCCGAGGTGCTGGCCCAGTCCGACGCCGCCGACATCGCCCCCGAGGGCGCGAGGGAAGGGGTCCGCTGA
- a CDS encoding MarR family transcriptional regulator — MATKASLLPGRVAARLARQVEVGLAQVDLSVPQYRILMFLDEGAAVASKLADHLAVSRPSVTAVVDGLVARGLVERRHDEQDRRRVGHVLTAEGGRVLEAADREVDARLREIAGYLPDEGEAAAAFDGLDRWRQSLDSYRAAKVAAREGGRR; from the coding sequence GTGGCTACCAAAGCATCTCTCCTCCCCGGTCGGGTCGCGGCCCGGCTGGCCCGCCAGGTCGAGGTCGGCCTGGCCCAGGTCGACCTGTCCGTGCCGCAGTACCGCATCCTTATGTTCCTGGACGAAGGGGCGGCGGTGGCGTCGAAGCTGGCCGACCACCTGGCCGTGAGCCGGCCCAGCGTCACCGCGGTGGTCGACGGGCTGGTGGCACGGGGCCTGGTCGAGCGCCGCCACGACGAGCAGGACCGCCGGCGGGTGGGCCACGTCCTCACCGCCGAGGGGGGGCGGGTCCTCGAGGCCGCCGACCGGGAGGTCGACGCCCGCCTCCGGGAGATAGCCGGGTACCTGCCCGACGAGGGGGAGGCCGCCGCCGCCTTCGACGGGCTGGACCGCTGGCGGCAGTCGCTCGACTCCTACCGCGCCGCCAAGGTGGCGGCCCGGGAGGGAGGGCGCCGGTGA